TTTCTCGTCGTCGAAATCCGCAACCAGTACCTCAGTGGTCAGTACCATGCCCGCAATGGAGGCAGCGTTCTGCAGCCCACTGCGCACGACCTTTGTGGGATCTATAACACCGGCTTCAAAGAGGTCCTCGAACACATCGGTCTTGGCATTGTATCCAAAGTTCGGATTTGTTTCTGTGCGCACGCGTGCGACGATCTCAGCTCCTTCCCTGCCTGCGTTGATAGCTATCTGGCGCATTGGTTCTTCGAGTGATCTTTTCACGATCATGGCACCTATCTGCTGATCCCCGTCAAGTTCCAGTTCATCCAATATGGATGTTGCGTGGAACATTGTCACACCTCCACCCGCAACTACACCCTCTTCTACTGCTGCTTTGGTGGCATTCAGGGCATCATCGATCCTCATCTTCTTTTCCTTCAGCTCGGTCTCAGTAGCTGCACCCACCTTTATCACTGCCACTCCGCCACCGAGCTTTGCCAGGCGCTTCTTGAGTTCCTTCTTCCTATAATCAGATTCAGTTACATCGATCTGTGACTCTATGACCCTCATCCGTTGCTCGATCGCTGCTTTGTTACCCTTGCCTTCCACTATGGTGGTCTTGTTCTTATCCACTGTTACCTTTCTTGCATTGCCCAGCATCACACTGGTAAAGTCTTCAAGCTTCATGCCTTTGTCTTCACTGATGACAGTACCGCCTGTAAGCACAGCTATATCTTCGAGCATGTCCTTCTGGTCATCACCAAAGCCCGGAGCCTTGACCGCACATACCTTCAAAGCACCGCGGATGATGTTCAGTATGATGCCTGCCTGTGCATCACCTTCTACATCCTTGGCCACTATCAGCAACGATCTGCCTTCCTTTGCAACCTTTTCCAGCACAGGTATGACCTGGTTCATTGTGCTTATGGTCCTGTCAGTGATGAGGATGTATGGCTCGTCGAAATCACATGTCAGTTTTTCGTGGTCAGTGGCCATGTAAGGTGATACGAACCCTCTTTCAAACTGCATGCCTTCCACTACTTCAAGGTTTGTTTCCATTGTCCTGGAATCTTCTACAGTGATTACACCGTTGTATCCCACCTTTTCCATAGCACCCGCGATAAGACCTCCGATTTCTTCATCATTGTTGGCCGATATCGTGGCAACCTGGATGATCTTGGCTTTGTCCTTTACATCCTGACTCTGTTCTTTGATATGTTTTACAACAGCTTCTGTGGCCTTTTCGATCCCTTTCTTGACCTCTATGGGGTTAGCTCCTGCAGTGATATTCCTTATGCCTTCGGTGATAAGCGACTGGGCTAACAAGGTTGCAGTGGTAGTACCATCACCCGTGGTATCCTGGGTCCTGGATGCCACTTCTTTCACAAGCTTTGCACCAATGTTCTCGAACTTGTCTTTCAGTTCGATCTCTTTTGCAATGGTAACCCCATCATTTGTCACTACCGGGTTTGAAGGCTTATCCAGCACAACATTGCGCCCTTTAGGGCCTAATGTAATCTTCACTGTGTTAGCTACCTTGTCCACACCATTTAACAATGATCTGCGTGCGTTCTCATGAAATGTGATCTGTTTTGAAGTCATTTTTACACCTCTTTCGTCCATATTCATATGATTCATTTTTATTTCCTATTGCTTATTTTTCAATTACCGCAAGCAGATCCTTAAAGTCAACGAATACGTGCAGCTCGCCGTCTATATCTATTTCATCGCTTTTGTAACCACCATATATCACGTGGTCCCCTTTTTTCACAGGCAATTCACGTCCATCCTCAAACGTGCCTACAGCGACAACAATGCCTTCTTTCTTTTCTTCTTTGGCTGAATCTGGCAGGTAAATGCCGCTATCGGTCTTCTCGGCCTGTTTGACCACTTCTATTAATATTCTCT
This DNA window, taken from Methanomethylovorans hollandica DSM 15978, encodes the following:
- the groES gene encoding co-chaperone GroES encodes the protein MIIKPIGERILIEVVKQAEKTDSGIYLPDSAKEEKKEGIVVAVGTFEDGRELPVKKGDHVIYGGYKSDEIDIDGELHVFVDFKDLLAVIEK
- the groL gene encoding chaperonin GroEL (60 kDa chaperone family; promotes refolding of misfolded polypeptides especially under stressful conditions; forms two stacked rings of heptamers to form a barrel-shaped 14mer; ends can be capped by GroES; misfolded proteins enter the barrel where they are refolded when GroES binds) — encoded protein: MTSKQITFHENARRSLLNGVDKVANTVKITLGPKGRNVVLDKPSNPVVTNDGVTIAKEIELKDKFENIGAKLVKEVASRTQDTTGDGTTTATLLAQSLITEGIRNITAGANPIEVKKGIEKATEAVVKHIKEQSQDVKDKAKIIQVATISANNDEEIGGLIAGAMEKVGYNGVITVEDSRTMETNLEVVEGMQFERGFVSPYMATDHEKLTCDFDEPYILITDRTISTMNQVIPVLEKVAKEGRSLLIVAKDVEGDAQAGIILNIIRGALKVCAVKAPGFGDDQKDMLEDIAVLTGGTVISEDKGMKLEDFTSVMLGNARKVTVDKNKTTIVEGKGNKAAIEQRMRVIESQIDVTESDYRKKELKKRLAKLGGGVAVIKVGAATETELKEKKMRIDDALNATKAAVEEGVVAGGGVTMFHATSILDELELDGDQQIGAMIVKRSLEEPMRQIAINAGREGAEIVARVRTETNPNFGYNAKTDVFEDLFEAGVIDPTKVVRSGLQNAASIAGMVLTTEVLVADFDDEKDERTAAIII